The sequence below is a genomic window from Brooklawnia cerclae.
GGTGATCGAGATCAACCGCAGGGCCGCCCCGACCCAGTTCCTAGTCATGCGCGACAAGCGAGCCGAACAGTCCGTGCGGGTGACCTGCACGGCGATGGTGCTGGACGCCGCAGGCCCGCTCACGCAGGGGACGACGGTCGTGGCGTGCGTGAGCCCTCGGGTGTGGGCCAAGGACGCGTCCCTGAGCTTCGAGTGCGCCGAGATCCGCATCGTCGGCGAGGGACGGCTGCTGGCTCAACTCGAGCAGCTGAAACGCAAGCTGCAGGCGGAGGGGCTGTTCGATCCGGTCCGCAAGAAGCCCCTGCCCTTCCTTCCGCGAGCGATCGGCCTGGTCACCGGGGCCGACAGTGCCGCGGAACGGGATGTGCTGTCGAACATCACCCGCCGGTGGCCCGCCGCCGACATCCGCGTGAGGCACAGCCTGGTGCAGGGTCCCGATGCGGCCGCGGACGTGATGACCGCTCTCGCTGAACTCGACGCCGTCCCCGAGATCGAGGTCATCGTGATCGCGCGCGGTGGGGGCTCGCTGGAAGATCTGCTGCCCTTCAGCGACGAGGGGCTCGTCCGAGCGGTGTTCGCGGCTCGCACACCCGTCGTCAGCGCCATCGGTCACGAGCCCGACAGCCCGATCCTCGACCTCGTTGCCGACAAGCGGGCATCCACTCCGACCGATGCCGCCAAGCTCGTCGTCCCGGACGCGGCCGAGCAGGCCCAGCAGGTGCGCGACGTGCTCGCCCGGTTGCGCCAGGCGATCGTCACCCGGCTGCGCACCGAGCAACAGTCCCTCGACCAGATGCGGTCGCGGCCGGTGCTGCGCGACCCGACCGGTGGATTCGCCGCCCACGACGAGTGGCTGCAGAACCGGCGGCTCCGTCTGGAGCGTGCGATAGACCGCAGGCTCGCCGACGACCAGACCGCCCTCGACCACGCCGTGCGCTCCATCCGCGCGATGTCACCCAAGGCGACCCTCGATCGCGGTTACGCCATCGTCGCCGACGCCGAGGGCACCTCGGTGACCTCCGTGAACGACGTGGAACCGGGAGACCAGCTCATGGTGTACCTGTCCGATGGCCAGGTCTTCGTCGAAGTCGACTATCAGGAGGCCAAATGAGCGACGCCAAGCCCGAACTCACCTACGAGGAAGCCCGACGGCAGCTGGCCGAGGTGGTGCAGCAGCTGGAGTCGGGCGGGGTGCCCCTCGCCGAGTCGATGCAGCTGTGGGAACGGGGCGAGAAGCTCGCCCAGATCTGTCAGCGTTGGCTCGACGGAGCCAAGGAGAAGATCCAGGCCGCTCGGCAGGCCTCACAGCCGGACGCGAGCTGACACCTCGCGTCCGACCGGCGCCACCGGCGTCCTGAGCCCCTCAGACGTCAGAACTCCTCGAGCATCTCGGTGACGAGCGCCGCTATGGGCGAGCGCTCCGACCGCGTGAGTGTCACGTGGGCGAACAACGGGTTGCCCTTGAGGCGCTCGACCACCGCCGCGATGCCGTCGTGGCGTCCGACCCTCAGGTTGTCGCGCTGCGCGACGTCATGGGTGAGGACGACGCGTGAGTTCTGCCCGATTCGGCTGAGCACGGTCAGCAGCACGTTGCGCTCCAACGACTGCGCCTCGTCCACGATCACGAACGCGTCGTGCAGCGAACGCCCACGGATGTGGGTCAGCGGCAGCACCTCGAGCATCTCGCGATCGGCGAGTTCGTCGATGACATACTTGCTGGTCACCGAGCTGAGGGTGTCGTAGACCGCCTGCCCCCACGGGTTCATCTTCTCGGCCTGATCGCCGGGCAGGTAGCCGAGTTCCTGTCCCCCGACCGCGTACAGCGGCCGGAACACCATGACCTTCTCGAACTGGTGCCGCTCCATGACCAGCTCCAGGCCCGCGCACAGCGCCATCGCCGACTTGCCCGTGCCGGCGCGCCCACCCAGGCTGACGATGCCGACCTCGGGATCGAGCAGCAGGTCGAGCGCCACTCGCTGTTCGGCGCTGCGCCCGTGGACGCCGAAAGCCTCCAGGTCGGTGCGGATGGCCTTGATGCTGCCGTCAGGCATCCGGCGCCCGAGTGCGGTGCCGTTGGGCGACTTGAGGACGACGCCGGAGTTCACCACGATCTCGCCGGCCTCCTCGATCGTCACCCGGCCCTGGTCGTAGAGACCCTTCACGACGTCGGCCGTCACCTCGAGGGTGACCATGCCGGAATACCCGGAATCCCTCACCTGCTCGTTGCGGTACTCCTGTGCCTCCAGCCCCATGGACGCCGCCTTGACGCGCATCGGCAGGTCCTTGCTGACGAGGACGACCTCGCGTCCCTCCGCGGCGTAGTTGAGGGCGACCGCCAGGATGCGGGAGTCGTTGTCACCCAGGCGGAAGCCCGCCGGAAGCCGATCGGGGCTCGTGTGGTTGAGCTCGACGTGCAGGTGACCGCCCTCCGGATTCACGCGGATCGGCTCGTCCAGCCTTCCGTGGGCCTGGCGCAGATCGTCCAGCAGCCGCAACGCGGTGCGGGCGAACAGCCCCAGTTCGGGATGGTGGCGTTTGGCCTCCAACTCGGTGATGACGACGATCGGCAGGATCACGTCGTGCTCGGCGAACCGCAGGAGCGCCTTCGGGTCGCTCAACAGCACGGAGGTGTCGACCACATAGGTCTTCGTGCTGACGGGGCTGGTGGGCTGAACGCCGGTTCCCGGAACTTCGAACGTGTTGTTCCGGTCATCAATCGTGGTTAGCACATCGACTCCTTCTGCGCCGCCGTGTGGCGACCAGGGGCAGCCACACGGCCTCTGCGCAATCGGCCGAGGCGGGATGCCCCGCCTGCGGGTGGAACGCTTCCCCTCGCTCCATGGTCCGACGGTAAGTGCCCGTACCCAAGGCGGACGACACCACACGCCGGACGTTAAAGCAAAGTTCACAATCGGGACGCCGACGCCCGGGTCCGCATCGAGCCGTCGCGGGGGGCCGCTCACGCGGGCCGCCTGAGGCTCGGTCGGTCGCCCGGGAGGACCCCCTCGACGGGCCGCCGGGCAGCGTCCGCCGCGTTCCTAGAGCACCGCGATGAGAATCGCGACCCAGTGGCACACGGCTCCCAGGATCGTCCCGGCGTGGAAGAGTTCGTGGAACCCGAACCATGCGGGGCTCGGGTTGGGGCGTTTGAGCGCGTACACCACGGCGCCGGCCGAGTAGGCCACCCCGCCGACGAGCAGCAGGACGACGACCGCGGGGCCGCCGGCGCTCCAGAAATCGCCCAGCCAGAACACCGCCACCCAGCCCATCACGATGTAGAGGGCGACGTAGAGCCATCGAGGCGCACCGAGCCAGAGCGTCCGGAAGAGCACCTCGGCCACGGCGCATCCCCACACCAGCGAGAGCAGCACGACACGGGACGAGCCGTCCAGCAGTGCCATGGCCAGGGGTGTGTAGGTGCCGGCGATGAAGATCGGGATGTTCGAGTGGTCGATCCGGCGCATGCGCTGGAGGACACGGTCCGACCAGGTGCCACGGTGGTACAGCGCGGAGTGACCGAACAGCAGAATGCCGGTCAGCGTCCACACGGCACACGCCACCCGGACGCCGGCCGACCCGGCCACGACCGTGATGACCAGGCCACCGACGAGGACGACGGGGGTATTGATCAGGTGCAGCATGCCCCGCAGGCGGGGCTTGGCGGCGTCGTGAGGTCCGGAGACGACCGCGTCCACGACGGCATCGCGATGAGTGGCCCGGGAGGCGGCCTCGCGCACGTCAGCATCCATGAAACCTACGGTACCGTAGGTTAGACGGTTTGCAACTGCTATCACGGGCCACGAACGCTACGACCTGGGTCCATTCCGAGCCCGGGCGCCCGACTCGTCCCGCGCGTCTTGGCTAGATTGATCCCCATGGCGATCGCCGGTTCGGGCGCCCAATGGCTAAAAGCCCTCGACCTCTTACCCCGCGGGGTGAAGCAGTTGATCTACCGCGCCTACGAACAGCGGCTGCGCCGCCAGATCACCCCCGACGCCCTCCCCCAGCACGTCGCCGTGCTGGCTGACGGCAACCGGCGCTGGGCTCGCGCGAACGCTCCGGGCATGCCGCTGGCCGTCGGCTATCAGGCCGGTGCCGACAAGCTCAAGGAGTTCGTCGTCTGGTGCGACGAGATCGGCATCGACGTCGTCACGCTCTGGGTGTTGTCCACCGACAACCTGCGACGATCGCGGGACGACGAACTGCGGCCGCTGCTGGAGGTGATCGTGCAACTCGTGGCCGACCTCGCCGCCACGGGTGAGTACCGGGTGATGACCGTCGGCGACCTCGGTCTGCTCCCGGAGGACGCCGCCGCGCGCCTCCGCCGGACGGCCGACGACACGGCGGGCCTCGGCGGCATGCACGTCAACGTGGCCGTCAGCTACGGAGGACGCCATGAGCTCCGCGATGCCGTCCGCTCGCTGCTGGCGGAGGAGGCAGCACGGGGATCGACGCTGGAGTCGCTGGCCGAGACGCTGGAGATCGACCAGATCGCCGAGCACCTCTACACGAAGGGGCAGCCCGACCCCGACCTCATCATCCGCACCTCGGGAGAACAGCGGCTGTCGGGGTTCCTCATGTGGCAGTCGGCGCACAGCGAGTTCTATTTCTGCGAGGCGCTGTGGCCCGACTTCCGCAAGCTCGACTTCTACCGCGCGCTGCGCTCGTACGCCCAGCGTGAGCGCCGCTACGGCCGGTGAGCAGCCGGACGACCGCCACCGGCGTGACAGATCTTCCCCAACTCACCCTCGCCGTCCCGCACCAGACCGTACGACCAGGGCACGTACTCGCCTGACGCGAACCACGGCGAAGTCTCGGTAAGCACTGTCACGCACGGCCCCCGCGGCAGCAAACCGCCCTCGTCCGCCGGGATCAGACCGTCGTCCCCCGCAGAGCCGAGCGAAGCTCACCCCAGTCGGTGATCGGCGCCTCGCACGTGTGCCCATGGCACACGAAGGCGGTCGCACTCCCCTCGAGCGGCTCGCGTCCGGCGAAGAGTTCGCCGAAACCGTCGGTGCCAGGGCGGCCCGTGACCACCACGCTCCCCCACGGGGCAAGCCGCCACGCGGCCCGGGTCAGCTCCGACAGCGGATCGGGCTCGTCGGCGACGACCACCACCTCCGCGGGTCCCGCCCCTCGTCCCGCCTCCCACTCGGAGAGCAGGTCGGCGAGTGCCCAGCCCGCGAACCGCGGTTCGGCGGCGAGTACGGGCCGCAGGGTCGCGGCGGCGGCGTCCGCCCGCTCGGCGAGGTCGGGACGATCGGCCAGCCGCGAGACCGCCCGCAACGCCATGACCATCAGACTGGTCGCGCTCGGGGTCGACTCGTCGTCCAACTGCCGCGGACGATCGAAGAGTTCCCGCGAGGCGCCGGCATCGAAGAACCCGCCGCCGGCGTCGGCGAACAGCTCGACCGCGCGGTCCACCACGGTCTCGGCCCGGCGAAGCCACACCGGGTCACCCCAGGCGCCGGCGAGACGGACGAAGCCCAGCGCCGCCGCCGCGTAGTCCGCGGTCACCCCGTCGGGCCCGCGCACACCGTCGAGGGTCGTGCGGGCCAGCACGCGGTGTTCCTCGTCCCAGTGCGCATCCCAGAGATACTCACCGGCCCGCGTCGCCAGGTCGAGCCATGCACGCTCACCGAACACGAGGGCGGCGACGGCCAGCGAGTCGACGAGCAGCCCGTTCCAGCCGGCGACGACCTTCTCGTCCCGGGCCGGACGAGGCCGGCGCCCCCGGATCGCTCGTAGTACGGCCAGCACGTTGGCGACACGCCCGGGGTGGGGAGCGCCGTGGAACTGGAGGGTGGACCGTCCGGTGCCGTCGGTGGGCGCGTGCGCACCCATGGGCAGGTTGCCGCCGTAGGTGACGTGGAACACCCCTTGCGCGAATCGCGAGTCCCTGCCCAGGTACTCGTCGAACTGGGCCGGCGTCCACAGGTAGTAGGCGCCCTCCTCGTGGCGTCCCTGGTCGTCGGCGGAATCGGCGTCCAGGCCGGCCGCGAACCCGCCCCGGGGCAGGAGCATGTCGGCCTCCAGCCAGCCGACGATGCCGCGCACCACCCGTTCGAACAGCTCGCGCTGCTCGGTGCCGTCACCGGGAACCGCGTGCAGCCAGCCGCGGGTGTAGGTACCGAGCAGAAGGGCGTTGTCGTAGAGCATCTTCTCGAAGTGCGGCACCTCCCAGCCGTCGTCCACCGCATAGCGGTGGAAGCCGCCACCGACCTGGTCGTGGATGCCCCCGCGCGCCATCGACTCCAGGGTGAACAGCGCGCGGTCGTTGGCGAGCGGATCGGTGCGTACCAGCAGCGCGTCCAGCAGCGTGGCCTGCGGGAACCTGGGCGCGTGCCCGAAGCCACCGTGCCCGGGATCGAACTGGGTGTGCACCACCGTGAGCAACCGGTGGGGAACCAGATCCGCCTCGGGGACGGGAACACTCGCGGGACGCCCGGCCTCGGCCATCCGTTCGACGATCGTCCGGGCGGACGACACCACCTCGTCCCGGCGGTCACGCCATGCCTCGGCCAGGACCTCCAGCAGCTGGCGGAACGACGGCAGACCTCCGGTGGGCTGCGGAGGGAAGTAGGTGCCGGCGAAGAACGGCCGACCATCGGGTGTGCAGAAGACGGTGTTGGGCCATCCCCCCTGCCCGGTGAGGGCCTGGGTGGCCCGCATGAACACCTGGTCGACGTCCGGACGCTCCTCACGGTCGACCTTGATCGCGACGAAACCGTCGTTCATGAGCGCACCGACCGCGGGGTCGCTGAACGACTCGCGGGCCATCACGTGGCACCAGTGGCACGACGAGTAGCCGATGCTCACCAGCACGGGCACGTCGCGGCGCCGGGCCTCCTCGAACGCCTCGGCCCCCCACGGCCACCAGTCGACGGGATTGTCGGCGTGCTGGCGCAGGTACGGGCTGGTCGCGGCGGCGAGGCGATTGGGCATGGGTCCCACTGAACCATGCCCGCCGCGCCAGCGTCCACACGGCCGTGCCGCCGGCCCCGGTGCGACGCCGATCGACACGGCATGGCCACCTGGCCACGGTCTCCCGGCCCGGCACCTCAGTCGTCGGGCTGGTCGTACCGCCACTCGTCGAGCCCACCGGGCAACGGCGGAGGCTGCGGCACCGCGTCGGCCCACGGTGGACGCTCACCCGTCGTCTCCTCCACCCAGTCGACATAGGCGTCCACGGCGGTCGGAAGGGTCGGATAGATACGTCCCGCGACCTCGCGACCGAACCCGGCCCGATCGAGGTCGGCCCTCGTCGACCGCTTGAGGCGCGCCAGTGCGAGCACGATGCCCCGGGACGACAGCTCGCGCCGCAGGTCGGCCAGCGCGTCGATCGCGGTGAGGTCGAGGCTGGTGTTGGCCTCGCAGTTGAGGACGAACCACTTCACCGGTCCCGGTGCGGAGTCCACCGCGCTCACGGCCCGATGACGGAAGTCGTCCGCGTTGGCGAAGAAGATGGGCGAGTCGTAGCGGAACACGACCAGGCCTGGCACCTGCGCCACGTGGGGGTAGTCGTGGACGTCGTGCATGCCGGCCAACCCGGGCACGAAACCCAGCACGCCGGCGTGGGGCTTGGCGATGCGGCGAAGCACGTCGAGCATGGAGCACACGACGGCGACACCGATCCCGATGAGCACACCGAAGCCCACCACGCAGGCGGCCGTGGCCAACGCAAGAATGAGCTCCGACATGCGGAAACGCCGAAGGCGCCGGAGATCGGGGAGGTCGATGAGCCGCAACGCGGCATAGATCACGACGCCGCCCAGGGCGGCCCGCGGAAACCCCGCCAGCACCGGACCCAGGAAGAACGTCGCCGCCAGCACGACGGCGAGCGCGACCAGCGAGTGCAGCTGGGTGCGAGACCCCATCGACTCCCCGAGCGCGGTACGGGACGCGCTGGACGACACGGGGAAACCGTGCGTCAGGCCGGCAGCGAGGTTCGCGAGCCCGAGCGCCAGCCACTCCTGGTTCGCGTCGGTCTCCTCCTGCCGCTTGGAGGCGAAGGCGCGTCCTGTGAGCACGGTGTCGGAGTAGCCGACGATCGCGATGCCGACGGCGGCCGGCAGCACCTGCATCCAATCGACGCCGGTCAGGCTCGGTATCCGAACCCCCGGCAACGCGGCACTCACCCGGCCCACCAGTTCCACCCCCAGCGCATCGAGCCCCGCGAGGTGCACGATCGCCGCAGCACCCACCATGACGATCAGTGGCCCGGGCCAGCCGGGAAACCAGCGCCGGAAGACGAAGAGCGCGGCGACGACCGCGACCGCCAGCACGAGTGTCGGTGTGTTGACCTGCGCCAGCTGCAGGGCCAGCGAGACGATCTCGTCCCAGGGCTGTTCGCCGGAGACGTCGACGCCGGTCACCTTGCCCAGCTGGCTCACGATCATGAGCACGGCCACACCGATCATGTAGCCGACGAGCACGGGCCGCGACAGCAGGTCTGCGAGGAAGCCCAGCCTGGCCAGGTATCCGAGGACGCAGATCAGGCCGGTGGACACCGCGACCACGGCCGCCACCT
It includes:
- the trhA gene encoding PAQR family membrane homeostasis protein TrhA, translating into MDADVREAASRATHRDAVVDAVVSGPHDAAKPRLRGMLHLINTPVVLVGGLVITVVAGSAGVRVACAVWTLTGILLFGHSALYHRGTWSDRVLQRMRRIDHSNIPIFIAGTYTPLAMALLDGSSRVVLLSLVWGCAVAEVLFRTLWLGAPRWLYVALYIVMGWVAVFWLGDFWSAGGPAVVVLLLVGGVAYSAGAVVYALKRPNPSPAWFGFHELFHAGTILGAVCHWVAILIAVL
- a CDS encoding isoprenyl transferase, with the translated sequence MAIAGSGAQWLKALDLLPRGVKQLIYRAYEQRLRRQITPDALPQHVAVLADGNRRWARANAPGMPLAVGYQAGADKLKEFVVWCDEIGIDVVTLWVLSTDNLRRSRDDELRPLLEVIVQLVADLAATGEYRVMTVGDLGLLPEDAAARLRRTADDTAGLGGMHVNVAVSYGGRHELRDAVRSLLAEEAARGSTLESLAETLEIDQIAEHLYTKGQPDPDLIIRTSGEQRLSGFLMWQSAHSEFYFCEALWPDFRKLDFYRALRSYAQRERRYGR
- a CDS encoding thioredoxin domain-containing protein produces the protein MPNRLAAATSPYLRQHADNPVDWWPWGAEAFEEARRRDVPVLVSIGYSSCHWCHVMARESFSDPAVGALMNDGFVAIKVDREERPDVDQVFMRATQALTGQGGWPNTVFCTPDGRPFFAGTYFPPQPTGGLPSFRQLLEVLAEAWRDRRDEVVSSARTIVERMAEAGRPASVPVPEADLVPHRLLTVVHTQFDPGHGGFGHAPRFPQATLLDALLVRTDPLANDRALFTLESMARGGIHDQVGGGFHRYAVDDGWEVPHFEKMLYDNALLLGTYTRGWLHAVPGDGTEQRELFERVVRGIVGWLEADMLLPRGGFAAGLDADSADDQGRHEEGAYYLWTPAQFDEYLGRDSRFAQGVFHVTYGGNLPMGAHAPTDGTGRSTLQFHGAPHPGRVANVLAVLRAIRGRRPRPARDEKVVAGWNGLLVDSLAVAALVFGERAWLDLATRAGEYLWDAHWDEEHRVLARTTLDGVRGPDGVTADYAAAALGFVRLAGAWGDPVWLRRAETVVDRAVELFADAGGGFFDAGASRELFDRPRQLDDESTPSATSLMVMALRAVSRLADRPDLAERADAAAATLRPVLAAEPRFAGWALADLLSEWEAGRGAGPAEVVVVADEPDPLSELTRAAWRLAPWGSVVVTGRPGTDGFGELFAGREPLEGSATAFVCHGHTCEAPITDWGELRSALRGTTV
- a CDS encoding PhoH family protein — its product is MDDRNNTFEVPGTGVQPTSPVSTKTYVVDTSVLLSDPKALLRFAEHDVILPIVVITELEAKRHHPELGLFARTALRLLDDLRQAHGRLDEPIRVNPEGGHLHVELNHTSPDRLPAGFRLGDNDSRILAVALNYAAEGREVVLVSKDLPMRVKAASMGLEAQEYRNEQVRDSGYSGMVTLEVTADVVKGLYDQGRVTIEEAGEIVVNSGVVLKSPNGTALGRRMPDGSIKAIRTDLEAFGVHGRSAEQRVALDLLLDPEVGIVSLGGRAGTGKSAMALCAGLELVMERHQFEKVMVFRPLYAVGGQELGYLPGDQAEKMNPWGQAVYDTLSSVTSKYVIDELADREMLEVLPLTHIRGRSLHDAFVIVDEAQSLERNVLLTVLSRIGQNSRVVLTHDVAQRDNLRVGRHDGIAAVVERLKGNPLFAHVTLTRSERSPIAALVTEMLEEF
- a CDS encoding SulP family inorganic anion transporter, which codes for MAQDKHIAPLAGRAGTASYRWVVRSSRTGNRGFTWASVLPGVNALVHYDRSWLRGDLLAGITVAAYLVPQVMAYAEVAGLPAVAGLSTVVAPLLVYAIFGSSRQLSLGPEATTSLMTGVAVASMLGIPAGQTAPDPARYAQVAAVVAVSTGLICVLGYLARLGFLADLLSRPVLVGYMIGVAVLMIVSQLGKVTGVDVSGEQPWDEIVSLALQLAQVNTPTLVLAVAVVAALFVFRRWFPGWPGPLIVMVGAAAIVHLAGLDALGVELVGRVSAALPGVRIPSLTGVDWMQVLPAAVGIAIVGYSDTVLTGRAFASKRQEETDANQEWLALGLANLAAGLTHGFPVSSSASRTALGESMGSRTQLHSLVALAVVLAATFFLGPVLAGFPRAALGGVVIYAALRLIDLPDLRRLRRFRMSELILALATAACVVGFGVLIGIGVAVVCSMLDVLRRIAKPHAGVLGFVPGLAGMHDVHDYPHVAQVPGLVVFRYDSPIFFANADDFRHRAVSAVDSAPGPVKWFVLNCEANTSLDLTAIDALADLRRELSSRGIVLALARLKRSTRADLDRAGFGREVAGRIYPTLPTAVDAYVDWVEETTGERPPWADAVPQPPPLPGGLDEWRYDQPDD
- the xseA gene encoding exodeoxyribonuclease VII large subunit, which encodes MPSSPPSSARNTAETPQPLGVVVQQVKGWVERCGWVWVEAQVIEINRRAAPTQFLVMRDKRAEQSVRVTCTAMVLDAAGPLTQGTTVVACVSPRVWAKDASLSFECAEIRIVGEGRLLAQLEQLKRKLQAEGLFDPVRKKPLPFLPRAIGLVTGADSAAERDVLSNITRRWPAADIRVRHSLVQGPDAAADVMTALAELDAVPEIEVIVIARGGGSLEDLLPFSDEGLVRAVFAARTPVVSAIGHEPDSPILDLVADKRASTPTDAAKLVVPDAAEQAQQVRDVLARLRQAIVTRLRTEQQSLDQMRSRPVLRDPTGGFAAHDEWLQNRRLRLERAIDRRLADDQTALDHAVRSIRAMSPKATLDRGYAIVADAEGTSVTSVNDVEPGDQLMVYLSDGQVFVEVDYQEAK
- a CDS encoding exodeoxyribonuclease VII small subunit encodes the protein MSDAKPELTYEEARRQLAEVVQQLESGGVPLAESMQLWERGEKLAQICQRWLDGAKEKIQAARQASQPDAS